From Bradyrhizobium sp. NDS-1, the proteins below share one genomic window:
- the leuC gene encoding 3-isopropylmalate dehydratase large subunit: protein MSKPTTLYDKIWNDHLVHEAEDGTCLLYIDRHLVHEVTSPQAFEGLRATGRKVHAPEKTLAVVDHNVPTTDRTKPNPDPESIDQIKALAENAKEFGIEYYNEFDKRQGVVHVIGPEQGFTLPGTTIVCGDSHTSTHGAFGALAHGIGTSEVEHVLATQTLIQKKAKNMRVTVDGKLPDGVTGKDIILAIIGEIGTAGGTGYVLEYAGDAISALSMEGRMTVCNMSIEGGARAGLVAPDQKAFDFLRGRPKAPKGADWDAAMRYWEKLRSDDGAHFDNELRLDAAKLPPIVTWGTSPEDVISVTGIVPDPDKIADEAKRLSKHRALKYMGLTAGTKITDIKVDRIFIGSCTNGRIEDLRAAAKIAEGKTVSAHVNAMVVPGSGLVKEQAEAEGLDKIFIKAGFEWREPGCSMCLAMNPDKLAPEERCASTSNRNFEGRQGFKGRTHLVSPAMAAAAAIAGHFVDVRDWR, encoded by the coding sequence ATGTCCAAGCCCACCACATTGTACGACAAGATCTGGAACGACCATCTGGTGCACGAAGCCGAGGACGGCACCTGCCTGCTCTACATCGACCGTCATCTGGTGCACGAGGTGACCTCGCCGCAGGCGTTCGAGGGGCTGCGCGCCACGGGCCGCAAGGTCCACGCGCCGGAGAAGACGCTCGCCGTCGTCGACCACAACGTGCCGACCACCGATCGCACCAAGCCGAATCCCGATCCCGAAAGCATCGACCAGATCAAGGCGCTGGCCGAGAACGCCAAGGAATTCGGCATCGAATATTACAACGAGTTCGACAAGCGCCAGGGCGTCGTCCACGTCATCGGCCCCGAGCAGGGTTTTACGCTGCCCGGCACCACCATCGTCTGCGGTGACAGCCACACCTCGACGCATGGCGCCTTCGGCGCGCTCGCGCACGGCATTGGCACCTCCGAGGTCGAGCACGTGCTGGCGACGCAGACGCTGATCCAGAAGAAGGCGAAGAACATGCGCGTCACCGTCGACGGCAAATTGCCCGACGGCGTGACCGGCAAGGACATCATCCTGGCCATCATCGGCGAGATCGGCACCGCGGGCGGCACCGGCTACGTGCTGGAATATGCCGGCGATGCGATCAGCGCGCTCAGCATGGAAGGCCGCATGACGGTCTGCAACATGTCGATCGAAGGCGGCGCCCGCGCCGGTCTCGTTGCGCCCGATCAGAAGGCGTTCGACTTCCTGCGCGGCCGCCCGAAGGCGCCGAAGGGCGCGGACTGGGACGCAGCGATGCGCTACTGGGAGAAGCTGCGCTCCGACGACGGTGCGCATTTCGACAACGAGCTGCGCCTCGATGCGGCCAAGCTGCCGCCGATCGTGACCTGGGGCACGAGCCCGGAGGATGTCATCTCGGTGACCGGCATCGTGCCCGATCCCGATAAGATCGCGGACGAGGCCAAGCGTCTCTCCAAGCATCGCGCCCTGAAATACATGGGCCTGACGGCGGGAACGAAGATCACCGACATCAAGGTCGACCGCATCTTCATCGGCTCCTGCACCAACGGCCGCATCGAGGATCTGCGCGCGGCGGCCAAGATTGCGGAAGGCAAGACCGTTTCAGCGCATGTCAACGCCATGGTCGTGCCGGGCTCCGGTCTCGTGAAGGAACAGGCCGAGGCTGAGGGTCTGGACAAGATCTTCATCAAGGCCGGCTTCGAATGGCGCGAGCCGGGCTGCTCGATGTGCCTCGCGATGAACCCGGACAAGCTGGCCCCGGAAGAGCGTTGCGCCTCGACCTCGAACCGCAATTTCGAAGGCCGCCAGGGCTTCAAGGGCCGCACGCATCTGGTATCGCCGGCGATGGCGGCGGCAGCGGCGATCGCAGGTCATTTCGTCGACGTCAGGGACTGGCGTTAA
- a CDS encoding carbonic anhydrase: MMTFPKHLLEGYKAFATQRLPTEQTRFRELSVKGQSPEVMVIGCCDSRVSPEVIFDVGPGELFVVRNIANLVPVYQPDGTAHGVSAALEYAVTVLKVKHIVVLGHAQCGGIRAFVDKIEPLTPGDFIGKWMQMFIKPGEVVEQRDHETMAQFVERIEKAAVFRSLENLMTFPFVRKAVESGQMQTHGAYFGVAEGSLFVLDKVAKEFRSVRE, translated from the coding sequence ATGATGACATTCCCGAAGCATTTGCTGGAAGGCTACAAGGCCTTCGCCACCCAGCGGCTGCCGACCGAGCAGACCCGCTTTCGCGAGCTGTCGGTGAAGGGGCAGTCGCCGGAAGTGATGGTGATCGGCTGCTGCGACAGCCGCGTCTCGCCCGAGGTGATCTTCGACGTCGGCCCGGGCGAATTGTTCGTGGTCCGCAACATCGCCAACCTCGTGCCGGTGTATCAGCCCGACGGCACCGCCCATGGTGTCTCGGCGGCGCTGGAATATGCCGTGACGGTGCTGAAAGTGAAGCACATCGTGGTGCTTGGCCACGCGCAATGCGGCGGCATCCGCGCCTTCGTCGACAAGATCGAGCCGCTCACGCCCGGCGACTTCATCGGCAAATGGATGCAGATGTTCATCAAGCCGGGCGAGGTGGTGGAGCAGCGCGACCACGAAACGATGGCGCAGTTCGTCGAGCGCATCGAGAAGGCCGCCGTGTTCCGCAGCCTCGAGAACCTGATGACCTTCCCGTTCGTGCGCAAGGCCGTGGAGAGCGGCCAGATGCAGACCCACGGCGCCTATTTCGGCGTCGCGGAGGGATCGCTGTTCGTGCTGGACAAGGTCGCGAAGGAATTCAGGAGCGTGCGCGAATAG
- a CDS encoding DUF6455 family protein, translating into MSTASRPYPIVQDLIESFAGWLKHRREMNEIRQLDRADFDRIASDLRIAPDDLEELVRHGRHAADELPKMLEQLGINAEGLGRAQPLLLRDMERVCSLCGHKGQCDRDLADGTAAENYHGYCANASTLESLNRADVAPR; encoded by the coding sequence ATGAGCACCGCAAGCAGACCTTATCCCATCGTCCAGGATCTCATCGAGTCCTTCGCCGGCTGGCTGAAGCATCGCCGCGAGATGAACGAGATCCGGCAGCTCGATCGCGCCGATTTCGACCGGATCGCGAGCGACCTCAGGATCGCACCTGACGACCTGGAAGAGCTGGTCCGTCACGGCCGGCATGCCGCCGACGAGCTGCCGAAGATGCTCGAACAACTCGGCATCAACGCCGAAGGCCTCGGCCGCGCGCAGCCGCTGCTGCTTCGCGACATGGAGCGGGTCTGCTCGCTCTGCGGTCACAAAGGACAGTGCGACCGCGATCTCGCCGACGGCACCGCCGCGGAGAATTACCACGGCTATTGCGCGAACGCCTCGACGCTGGAGTCGCTCAACCGCGCCGACGTCGCGCCGCGCTGA
- a CDS encoding DUF1330 domain-containing protein: MTVYAIAQLKMTDRAAYDRYQARFFDVFRKYNGRLLAADERPRVLEGAWPHDKLVMMSFPDETAFLAFSNSPDYEQISRDRKAGAEATVLLVKGFTPS; this comes from the coding sequence ATGACCGTTTATGCGATTGCACAATTGAAGATGACCGACCGCGCGGCCTATGACCGCTACCAGGCGCGGTTCTTCGATGTGTTCAGGAAGTACAATGGCCGGCTGCTCGCCGCCGACGAGCGCCCGCGCGTGCTCGAAGGCGCATGGCCGCACGACAAGCTCGTCATGATGTCGTTTCCCGACGAGACGGCCTTCCTCGCCTTCTCGAACTCACCCGACTACGAGCAGATCTCCCGCGACCGCAAAGCCGGCGCAGAGGCGACCGTGCTGCTGGTCAAGGGATTTACGCCGAGCTAG
- a CDS encoding AraC family transcriptional regulator, whose product MGTVTYLDRYALIRTRDSDFARDRLFAVYGADRFDKHDDEFGIGANLARLNSLGLAFCAYDGAASLSFPESDILRQLFSIQGSAGFRTKWDSQPIEAWSPMISGDSRLDLDFAPGYRQLVLRIDAAALGRLLKSILGDHSDMKLHFGAGAANPAVMTHLRREVFRLAEELDRFGQDYSSIAIAELERSLMVRILLAHRHNFSDRLLLSAPSANRTVIDTVESYIEAHWDEPLDLERIAEVANVSVRTIFREFSDAGRGSPGQFARRVRLQRAAELLRQADEQTSVLAIAFKCGFNNLGRFASEYRQAIGELPSETLKNARRRQ is encoded by the coding sequence TTGGGCACCGTTACCTACCTTGACCGCTATGCCTTGATCCGGACGCGCGACAGCGATTTCGCGCGCGACCGCCTGTTTGCGGTCTATGGCGCGGATCGGTTCGACAAGCATGACGATGAGTTCGGCATAGGAGCCAATCTTGCTCGCTTGAATTCCCTCGGCCTCGCCTTCTGTGCCTATGATGGCGCGGCATCGCTCTCCTTTCCTGAATCCGACATTCTCCGCCAGCTCTTTTCCATCCAGGGGTCTGCGGGTTTCCGAACGAAATGGGATAGCCAGCCGATCGAGGCATGGAGCCCGATGATCTCCGGCGACTCCAGGCTGGATCTCGACTTTGCGCCGGGCTATCGCCAGCTGGTGCTGAGGATAGATGCCGCCGCGCTGGGGCGCTTGCTGAAGAGCATTCTCGGCGACCACAGCGACATGAAGCTGCATTTCGGCGCGGGCGCAGCCAATCCCGCGGTCATGACGCATCTGCGCCGGGAAGTCTTCAGGCTCGCAGAAGAGCTGGATCGATTTGGGCAGGATTACTCATCCATCGCCATTGCCGAGCTTGAGCGTTCGCTGATGGTCCGGATTCTGCTGGCGCATCGGCACAATTTCTCCGACCGCCTTCTGCTTTCCGCTCCGAGCGCCAACCGGACCGTGATCGACACGGTTGAGTCCTACATCGAGGCGCATTGGGACGAACCGCTCGACCTGGAAAGGATCGCCGAGGTCGCCAATGTGAGCGTGCGGACGATTTTCCGGGAATTCTCCGATGCCGGACGGGGTTCGCCCGGCCAGTTCGCGCGCCGCGTCCGGCTTCAGCGGGCGGCAGAGCTTCTGCGACAGGCGGACGAGCAGACCAGCGTTCTCGCCATTGCCTTCAAATGCGGGTTCAACAATCTAGGTCGGTTCGCATCCGAATACCGTCAGGCCATCGGTGAGCTGCCGTCCGAGACCTTGAAGAATGCGAGACGAAGGCAATGA
- a CDS encoding metallopeptidase family protein — MWTELKAPSLAEMEATAHEIFERLPAEFRTLCEGVIIRVDDFPTEEVLNEMECESEFDLLGLFQGVGLPQQSLGDVARLPNMVWLYRRPILDYWAEHDESLGHIVRHVLIHEIGHHFGLSDDDMEAIEAQAE, encoded by the coding sequence ATGTGGACGGAATTAAAAGCGCCCTCGCTGGCCGAGATGGAAGCTACTGCGCACGAGATCTTCGAGCGCCTGCCGGCGGAGTTTCGCACCCTCTGCGAGGGCGTGATCATCCGCGTCGACGACTTCCCGACCGAGGAAGTGCTGAACGAGATGGAATGCGAGAGCGAGTTCGACCTGCTCGGCCTGTTCCAGGGCGTCGGCCTGCCGCAGCAGAGCCTTGGCGACGTGGCGCGGCTGCCCAACATGGTCTGGCTCTACCGCCGGCCGATCCTGGACTACTGGGCCGAGCACGACGAGAGCCTCGGCCACATCGTCCGCCACGTCCTGATCCACGAGATCGGCCACCATTTTGGGCTGTCGGACGACGATATGGAAGCGATCGAGGCTCAGGCGGAGTAG
- the trmD gene encoding tRNA (guanosine(37)-N1)-methyltransferase TrmD, translating into MTNPSPWRATVLTLFPEMFPGPLGVSLAGRALASGLWEIEARDIRASATDRHRSVDDTPAGGGPGMVLRADVLAAAIDAAAISPERPRLLMSPRGRPLTQARVLELAKGPGPLIVCGRFEGVDQRVIDGRGLEEVSIGDYVLSGGEIAALALIDACVRLLPGVMGKEASGTEESFSDGLLEYPQYTRPQLFEGAPIPDILTSGDHARVASWRRAQSEALTKARRPDLWAQIPSKPPNRAGRQKTPKNKTDG; encoded by the coding sequence ATGACCAATCCCTCACCCTGGCGCGCGACGGTGCTGACGCTGTTTCCGGAGATGTTTCCGGGACCGCTCGGCGTGAGCCTCGCCGGGCGGGCGCTGGCGTCAGGACTCTGGGAGATCGAGGCCCGGGACATCAGGGCCTCCGCCACCGACCGCCACCGCAGCGTCGACGACACCCCGGCCGGCGGCGGCCCGGGCATGGTGCTGCGGGCGGACGTTCTGGCGGCCGCGATCGATGCTGCCGCGATCAGCCCGGAACGGCCAAGACTCCTGATGAGCCCACGCGGTCGGCCATTGACCCAGGCCCGTGTCCTGGAACTGGCGAAGGGTCCCGGCCCCCTGATCGTCTGCGGGCGCTTCGAGGGGGTCGACCAGCGGGTGATCGACGGGCGAGGCCTGGAGGAGGTCTCGATCGGGGATTACGTGCTCTCCGGGGGCGAAATAGCTGCGTTGGCGCTGATCGACGCCTGCGTCAGGCTGCTGCCGGGGGTGATGGGCAAGGAGGCCTCGGGAACCGAGGAAAGCTTCTCGGATGGCCTTCTGGAGTACCCCCAATACACCCGTCCGCAGCTCTTCGAGGGGGCTCCGATCCCTGACATCCTGACTTCCGGCGACCATGCCAGGGTCGCGAGCTGGCGGCGGGCGCAATCCGAGGCCCTCACCAAGGCCCGGCGGCCGGATTTGTGGGCTCAAATCCCGAGCAAGCCTCCGAATCGAGCCGGTCGCCAAAAAACACCAAAAAACAAGACAGACGGGTGA
- a CDS encoding HpcH/HpaI aldolase/citrate lyase family protein: MTRPRRSHLFMPGSNPRALEKARNLAADGLILDLEDSVAPDAKAAARDGIAAAIAAKGFGRREILIRTNGLDTPWWADDVAMAAKASPDGILVPKVSSIEDLDTIGFRLTELGAAPTVKVWAMIETARAVLHAEELAEAGRDPSRRLSGFVFGPNDISRETRIKMLPGRAAMIPMITHCILAARAHGLEILDGPYSDIANSDGFATECAQGRDLGFDGKTLIHPSQIDACNAIFTPPEEEVARARKIIAAFELPENASRGAIRLDGAMVERLHADMARRTIEIADAIAAMAKG; encoded by the coding sequence ATGACCCGCCCGCGCCGCAGCCATCTGTTCATGCCCGGCTCAAATCCCCGCGCGCTGGAAAAGGCCCGCAATCTTGCCGCCGATGGCCTGATCCTCGATCTCGAGGATTCCGTCGCACCCGACGCCAAGGCGGCGGCACGCGACGGCATCGCCGCCGCGATTGCGGCCAAGGGTTTTGGCAGGCGCGAGATTTTGATCCGCACCAACGGCCTCGATACGCCGTGGTGGGCCGATGACGTCGCGATGGCCGCCAAGGCGTCGCCGGACGGCATCCTGGTTCCAAAAGTTTCAAGTATCGAAGATCTCGATACGATCGGCTTCCGTCTCACCGAGCTCGGCGCGGCGCCGACGGTGAAGGTCTGGGCCATGATCGAGACCGCGCGCGCCGTGCTGCATGCGGAGGAGCTGGCCGAGGCTGGGCGCGATCCATCGCGGCGTCTTTCCGGCTTCGTGTTCGGACCCAACGACATTTCGCGAGAGACCCGCATCAAGATGCTGCCCGGCCGTGCCGCGATGATCCCGATGATCACGCATTGCATCCTGGCGGCGCGCGCTCATGGCCTCGAAATTCTCGATGGTCCCTACAGCGACATCGCCAATTCCGACGGCTTTGCCACCGAATGCGCGCAAGGACGCGATCTCGGCTTCGACGGCAAGACGCTGATCCACCCCTCGCAGATCGACGCCTGCAACGCGATCTTCACCCCGCCCGAGGAGGAAGTCGCGCGCGCACGAAAGATCATCGCCGCGTTCGAGCTGCCGGAAAACGCTTCGCGCGGCGCGATCCGCCTCGACGGCGCCATGGTGGAGCGCCTGCACGCCGACATGGCCCGCCGCACCATCGAGATCGCGGACGCGATCGCCGCGATGGCGAAGGGCTGA
- a CDS encoding PAS domain-containing methyl-accepting chemotaxis protein: MFKRKSSSDALTLQAAKVVSANLMIADNDLKIVYMNDAVTDLLRAAESDLKKVLPHFNVDTLVGTNIDVFHKNPQHQRKMLASLSSVHRATIQIGNRKFDLVATPVKRSDGSRTGVVVEWSDASVRLQNLDFGAQVAAANRSQAVIEFNMDGTVSNANENFLNTLGYTLDEIRGKHHSMFVAPAERDSAAYREFWAALNRGEYQATEYKRIGKGGKEVWIQASYNPIFDEKGRPSKVVKFATDVTAQKLKSADLAGQIAAIDKAQAVIEFNMDGTIVTANANFLGAVGYSLAEIKGKHHSMFVDPGERDSTSYREFWAALNRGEYQAAEYKRIGKGGKEVYIQASYNPILDLNGKPFKVVKYATDTTRQVLVRMGNERVRGMMESVAAGSEELNASVREISEAMTKSRETATSAVEQVSAADAQAQRLTEAAQAMSGIVELINNITGQINLLALNATIESARAGEAGRGFAVVASEVKSLANQAKQATDKIGQEIGSLNSISGDVVNALSAIKQAINNVSEYVTSTAAAIEEQSTVTNEMSTSMQRAAAEAAAMAHRA; the protein is encoded by the coding sequence ATGTTCAAGCGCAAGTCGAGCTCCGACGCATTGACGTTGCAGGCGGCGAAGGTCGTGAGTGCCAATCTGATGATCGCGGATAACGATCTCAAGATCGTCTACATGAATGACGCGGTGACGGACTTGCTTCGCGCGGCCGAGAGCGATCTCAAGAAGGTGCTGCCGCACTTCAACGTGGATACGCTCGTCGGCACCAACATCGACGTGTTTCATAAGAATCCGCAGCATCAGCGCAAGATGCTCGCGAGCCTCAGCAGCGTGCATCGTGCGACGATCCAGATCGGGAATCGGAAATTCGACCTCGTTGCAACGCCGGTGAAGCGCAGCGACGGCAGCCGGACGGGAGTCGTGGTGGAATGGTCCGATGCCTCGGTCCGTCTCCAGAACCTCGACTTCGGGGCTCAAGTCGCCGCTGCGAACCGCTCGCAGGCGGTCATTGAGTTCAACATGGACGGCACTGTTAGCAACGCCAATGAGAACTTCCTGAATACGCTCGGCTACACCCTGGACGAGATCCGGGGCAAGCATCATAGCATGTTCGTTGCGCCTGCCGAGCGAGACAGCGCTGCCTATCGCGAGTTCTGGGCGGCACTCAATCGTGGTGAATATCAGGCGACCGAATACAAGCGCATCGGCAAGGGCGGCAAGGAAGTCTGGATCCAGGCCTCGTACAATCCAATCTTCGACGAGAAGGGCAGGCCCTCCAAGGTGGTGAAGTTCGCGACCGACGTCACCGCCCAGAAGCTGAAGAGCGCCGATCTCGCCGGCCAGATCGCGGCGATCGACAAGGCCCAGGCGGTGATCGAATTCAACATGGACGGCACCATCGTGACGGCCAACGCCAACTTCCTGGGCGCGGTCGGCTATTCCCTGGCCGAGATCAAGGGCAAGCATCACAGCATGTTCGTCGATCCCGGCGAGCGCGACAGTACGTCCTATCGCGAGTTCTGGGCCGCGCTCAACCGCGGCGAATACCAGGCGGCCGAATACAAGCGCATCGGCAAGGGCGGCAAGGAAGTCTACATTCAGGCCTCCTACAACCCGATCCTGGATCTCAATGGCAAGCCTTTCAAGGTCGTGAAATACGCCACCGACACCACCAGGCAGGTGCTGGTCCGCATGGGCAACGAGCGCGTCCGCGGCATGATGGAATCGGTCGCCGCCGGCTCGGAGGAGCTCAACGCCTCGGTGCGGGAGATCTCCGAAGCCATGACCAAATCGCGTGAAACCGCGACCAGTGCGGTGGAACAGGTCTCGGCTGCCGACGCGCAAGCCCAACGCCTCACCGAGGCTGCACAGGCGATGAGCGGCATTGTCGAGCTGATCAACAACATCACGGGGCAGATCAACCTGCTCGCGCTTAACGCCACGATCGAATCCGCGCGCGCCGGCGAAGCCGGCCGCGGCTTCGCCGTGGTCGCTTCCGAGGTCAAGAGCCTCGCCAACCAGGCCAAGCAGGCGACCGACAAGATCGGCCAGGAGATCGGCAGCCTCAACAGCATTTCCGGCGACGTCGTCAACGCTCTGAGTGCGATCAAGCAGGCGATCAACAATGTCAGCGAGTACGTGACGTCGACCGCCGCCGCGATCGAGGAGCAGAGCACGGTGACGAATGAGATGTCGACCAGCATGCAGCGCGCTGCGGCCGAGGCCGCTGCGATGGCCCATCGGGCTTGA
- the leuD gene encoding 3-isopropylmalate dehydratase small subunit yields MDKFTTLEGVAAPLKIINVDTDMIIPKQYLKTIKRTGLGKGLFSEQRYKDDGSENPDFVLNQPAYRNAKVLVAGDNFGCGSSREHAPWALLDFGIRCVISTSFGDIFYNNCFKNGILPIRVSQEDLDKLFDDAERGANATLTIDLPNQEIRGPDGGKVKFEIDPFRKHCLINGLDDIGLTMEKKASIDSYEDKLKRERAWA; encoded by the coding sequence ATGGACAAGTTCACCACGCTGGAAGGCGTCGCGGCGCCGCTGAAGATCATCAATGTCGACACCGACATGATCATTCCGAAGCAGTACCTCAAGACCATCAAGCGCACCGGCCTTGGCAAGGGGCTCTTCTCCGAGCAGCGCTACAAGGACGACGGCAGCGAAAATCCGGATTTCGTCCTCAACCAGCCCGCCTATCGCAACGCGAAGGTGTTGGTGGCCGGCGACAATTTCGGCTGCGGCTCGAGCCGCGAGCACGCCCCCTGGGCGCTGCTCGACTTCGGCATCCGTTGCGTGATCTCGACCTCGTTCGGCGACATCTTCTACAATAACTGCTTCAAGAACGGCATTCTGCCGATCCGCGTGTCCCAAGAAGACCTCGACAAGCTGTTCGACGATGCCGAGCGCGGCGCCAATGCGACGCTGACGATCGACCTGCCGAACCAGGAGATCCGCGGTCCCGACGGCGGCAAGGTCAAGTTCGAGATCGATCCGTTCCGCAAGCACTGCCTGATCAACGGCCTCGACGACATCGGCCTCACGATGGAAAAGAAGGCCTCGATCGACAGCTACGAGGACAAGCTCAAGCGCGAACGCGCCTGGGCCTGA
- the rplS gene encoding 50S ribosomal protein L19, whose translation MNLIKQLEQEQFDKLSAGKDIPEFGPGDTVIVNVKVVEGDRTRVQAYEGVCIGRSGGGLNESFTVRKISYGEGVERVFPVMSPMIDSIKVVRRGKVRRAKLYYLRNLRGKSARIVEKTEHAKAVNE comes from the coding sequence ATGAACCTGATCAAGCAGCTCGAGCAAGAGCAATTCGACAAGCTGTCCGCCGGCAAGGACATTCCGGAATTCGGTCCCGGCGACACCGTGATCGTCAACGTGAAGGTCGTCGAAGGCGACCGCACCCGCGTGCAGGCCTATGAAGGCGTCTGCATCGGCCGTTCCGGCGGCGGCCTCAACGAGAGCTTCACCGTGCGCAAGATCTCGTATGGCGAGGGCGTCGAGCGCGTGTTCCCGGTGATGTCGCCGATGATCGACTCGATCAAGGTGGTGCGCCGCGGCAAGGTGCGTCGCGCCAAGCTCTATTATCTCCGCAATCTGCGCGGCAAGTCGGCTCGCATCGTCGAGAAGACCGAGCACGCCAAGGCCGTCAACGAGTAA
- the rimM gene encoding ribosome maturation factor RimM (Essential for efficient processing of 16S rRNA): MSALVCVARIGAAHGVRGAVKLWTFTEDPFAVRRYGPLLSKDGKRQFEVATAREAKDHLVATFKGVTTRDEAERLNGIELYVAREKLPATDADEYYHTDLIGLAAVTTDGDALGRVLAIHNFGAGDIIEIAPPSGTTMLLPFTNAVVPEVDIAGGRVVIALPQEVEGEERGEALSASRPRERGDP, encoded by the coding sequence ATGTCGGCGCTGGTCTGCGTCGCGCGGATCGGCGCCGCGCATGGTGTGCGCGGTGCGGTCAAACTATGGACCTTCACCGAAGATCCCTTTGCCGTCAGGCGCTACGGTCCGCTGCTGTCGAAAGACGGCAAGCGCCAGTTTGAGGTCGCAACGGCGCGCGAGGCAAAGGATCATCTGGTCGCGACGTTCAAGGGCGTCACGACCCGCGATGAGGCCGAGCGCCTCAACGGCATCGAGCTCTATGTCGCGCGCGAAAAATTGCCTGCGACGGACGCGGACGAATATTACCACACCGATCTGATCGGGCTCGCCGCCGTCACCACCGACGGCGATGCGCTCGGGCGCGTGCTCGCGATTCACAATTTCGGCGCCGGCGACATCATCGAGATCGCTCCGCCCAGCGGCACGACGATGCTGCTGCCGTTCACGAACGCGGTGGTGCCGGAGGTCGACATTGCCGGCGGCCGCGTGGTGATCGCGCTGCCGCAGGAGGTCGAGGGGGAGGAGCGAGGCGAAGCTCTCTCCGCGAGTCGTCCCCGCGAACGCGGAGACCCATAA
- the rpsP gene encoding 30S ribosomal protein S16 codes for MSVVIRLARAGTKKRPVYHVVVADSRFPRDGRFIERLGHFNPLLPKDNETRLKLDMDKVKAWLAKGAQPSDRVARFLDAAGVKKREARNNPEKAVPRKERKAQAEAAAKG; via the coding sequence ATGTCCGTCGTTATCCGCCTCGCCCGTGCAGGCACCAAGAAGCGTCCCGTCTATCACGTCGTCGTCGCCGACTCGCGCTTTCCGCGCGATGGCCGCTTCATCGAGCGTCTTGGCCATTTCAACCCGCTGCTGCCGAAGGACAACGAGACCCGCCTCAAGCTCGACATGGACAAGGTGAAGGCCTGGCTCGCCAAGGGCGCGCAGCCCTCGGACCGCGTGGCCCGTTTCCTCGACGCCGCCGGCGTCAAGAAGCGCGAAGCCCGCAACAACCCCGAGAAGGCCGTGCCGCGCAAGGAGCGCAAAGCGCAGGCCGAAGCCGCCGCGAAGGGTTAA